The genomic segment TTTCTTGTTCCCCTTCCCTTTCTCTCTCGCGCGCGCACTCACCCATATATATAGTatataaaatttgaacttttCTGCACTTTATGACAGGTGGGCTTATAGTGACGGTGATGATCTATGCTGTTGGACATGTTTCTGGTGCGCATATGAATCCGGCGGTAACCCTGGCTTTTGCGGCCGTCAGACACTTTCCCTGGAAACAGGTAAACGGACGGACATAGCATGCATATACATCCACTTGACATTTGAGAAAAACGAAAGATGAATGGATATTAATCACGCACTATTAGAGCATGGttgatgattttgatggagcACATGAAATGGGAGGCCCTCTTGTCTGCATTTAGTTTGGCCGTAATCATTTGTGGGTCCGATTATACTATACTAGTTGCACGCTGCAATAATTCACTTTATTCAACTCTTTGGTGGCAAGAATTGATATTTTCAATTGATTAATGTATATTAATTCAAACAATAAATTAAAAGGTATAAAATTTGATGGTAgctctttatatatatatcaattttttaaaattcaaatcatCATCATCGATTATATTTTCATGATTGTTAAAACCAAACTCAAACTATGACAGCATCGTATtacattaatttatatatatttaataatattaatcaaACAAAACTCAAAGCACATGATTTTACGTATGCGGTACGAGTAtacgtatatgtatatatattaacaTTTTTCACTTTTAAATAATATCCAATTTAAATTCaattatttgataaaaataaaatagattCAATTATTGCCCACAATTTGAGCTTTGACATGTCTTTATCATGTTAAATTTCCAGCTCAATGGAGGGCCGACTTGACAACCATGAAATTCACGTTAGCCATAGTTTGAGGCAAAGAGTGAAATTCAATATCTGTATTTGAATCAAATTTTAAAgttcaaaaaaaataattatcatGTTCTTTATATGATCACATCTTGTGTCATGTTTTTTTGAAGGTACCATTTTATTGGGCAGCACAATTTACAGGAGCAACCTGTCCGGATTCACACTTCATGTGTTATTACACCCGATAAAACACGTGGGAACTACATCACCTTCGGGAAGTGACCTTCAGGCTCTAATCATGGAGATTGTGGTAACTTTTTCGATGATGTTTGTGACCTCAGCAGTAGCAACAGACACCAAAGCTGTAAGTGACAACTTTGACAAATTTGCCaagttaattaatatatattagtCTCTATCAGATATCCCAAAATTTTGGTCGTCGAGCTTTATTAGTATGATGcttatttgatattatattaataGGTCGGGGAGCTTGCAGGCATCGCTGTAGGTTCTGCTGTGTGCATCACTTCAGTTTTAGCAGGGTGAGTACCTACACTAGCTATAGCTAAACCACTTGGTGGAGTTAGTCTATATATATCTTTCATATATTAGAGTGTAACATAGAAATATATTCGTCTTCTAATTGTTGTTTAGCTCGAAtaagaaaataattaatttgTCTAAAAAATCGATTCACCCATAGAATCTTCTAATATCTCGAGCAAGTTTTTATCGACCCACAAGTAGAATGAAATAGTCTATAAAATATATCTTGCAAAAGAatatagtgtgtgtgtgtgtgtgtgtgtctatatatgtTATCCAAGAATGTTATCACACTGACTAGTGGTTCCGTTGTGGCTTATAAAACATAGGCCAATATCGGGAGGTTCGATGAACCCAGCCAGGACGATTGGGCCTGCAATCGCTAGCGGTTACTACAAGGGGTTTTGGGTGTACATCGTCGGCCCCGTGTGCGGGACATTATTGGGGGCATGGTCATACAACTTCATCCGCGTTTCGGACAAGCCGGTTCATGCTTTAACACCTCATTCATTCTCGTTCAAACTTCGCAGAATGAGGAGCAATGAAGAGAACAACACAATCGCAAATCACGATAATCTTAACAATATTTGATCATATAATTGCTGGACCTTGAACTCTCAAACTCCAATTAAAAACTTCAAATTATATATGATCACGTCTATTTTTGTCCCATCTTCTcccccatatatatatatatatatatatatatatatatatatatatatatatataaatgatcaCGTCTATTTTTGTCCCATCTTCTCCCCCGCCGAATCCTTGAGTGATCCCTGTCAATATTTGTATGTTGAGAAACTGTGTGTGTAGTAGATTTGTATTTCCATAATTTTTTGCATTTCTTTCGACTTATTGATCCGCCTCGATTTTTCATATCTATTTTCATATCTTTCAGTCTTTTTTAATCTCTATATATACTGGTTTTTAAATTTCCTTTTTATAAATTATAGTACATCCGTCCCAGACAGATTAATAATTGGCAAaagcttgtgtgagacggtctcacgggtcgtatttgtgagacggatatcttatttgatttacctatgaaaaaatattaattttcatgctaagagtattactttttattgtgaatatgggtacggttgactcgtctcacggattatgatccgtgacgGTCTTACAAGAGACTCACTCTTAATAATTTATTGAAAATGTCAATTATACAAACATATTTCCCATTTTAGccttatatttatataaatgatTTGTTTTCTTTTCGATAGTTAGTATTATTACAAGATCTCAAATTGAATAGAAGTATATTAAGAAAAtaagaaataaaaacaaagtttATATATTTGGGACTGACAAAAAAATTTTACTTATATAATTGAAAAGGAAGTATTAGTCACAgttacttgaattaattttaaaatattaaacaaaGTGTATAATTAAATCCTATATTTTTTATGCTCTAACCTGTAAAATCCAAAATTTGTGAATTCGTAATAGTAGTTTATAATTTAAAGTACTCGGATTAATCAAAATTTTGTACTTATCCCGTTAGCTTATATAAGATTTTCAAGTTTATCTAAGATTGTGTGGGATAATTTTATTATGTAGAGAATTTTTTTGGAGCTCTAAGATGATATTGTAAATAAAATTGAAGTTTGgtgataaataaatatatctcgatccaagaaattaaataagaaaatattagaaataaacatttaaatttagtcagcccctataaatagaagagCTATGCCATTCAAAAATCACACCTCAGAGTCACTCAATATTTCGAAACTCTCTGTAGTTCTCCTTAGGAATTTTCGACTAGGCTCTCCCTAGTACTATTGAGTGTCAAAGCGCTGCTTCATTCCAGATCCAGAGTAGAAATTCGAAATTCCAGTTTAGGAACCCCTTTTTTCACAAGATTTAAGGTAAGTGGATTTGTTTTAAAGATTTAATTTTTGGTTATATGCATTTTCGATTTTGAAAATTCAGTCAATTGTAAATTCTTCTTTTACCACTTCTGGTTATGATTGTCCGCATGAGGTAAGTATTGACATTGTAAGTATTCGACTGGATATGAGTGAAAATCCCAATATGTATGATATGTTCATAGACATTACACGGTCGGATTATAGCCATTATACGATTTCGCCACTTAGAAGAGTACAATCATAGAAAACAGAAGAATCTTAATGTACGATCAATGATATTCATGTGATATGAGTCATGTTATACATGATATCAGGACCCTTGTTTCATCGCGGTGCACGTTCTAGTGAATAGAACTTGGCCCCAGGTGGCCGGTACGTTCAAGGCACCATGACCAAAACCATCATCTCCAATGTGAATTTTTCCATCGCTACGCCACCAACTTTGCATCTCGGAGATACGAAACCACACAAAAGCGTTATTCTTAAGGAAGCACCAATGCTGGTTGTATCTTCAACTTGATTCTTGAGCTCTCACATCATCTCCCACCGTTTCTTTAACAATCCGAAACTACTTTCAGTTCAGTTCTCGTGGGAGAGCGTCGAAAATGGAACAATTCTTGGTGATCTGGAGCATTTCCTCCCTGTTTATTAAAATGCCGATGAGTTGCTGACTTGCTGTAAAGTGGTCCAATGAATATACAAACCTTTCATGTAACCTGATGAATAAAACATAAAACCACAATCTTGAGAGAGAGAGAATATTTGAAGACTCAAACGCCgacaatttatttaatttactcgGAGAGGTTTGCGTAAGAATCGAGAATTTAACATGGGAGAGGAGATGTGAAACCATTCGATACAAAATCAAGATTTTCAGAGTTCAACTATGTTAAACTGGGAAAACAAGAatcaagaagaagaagatgatgatGACGATAATCGAATGACGAACTGTAGAAATTCAAAGAATAAAGAATGAATCTACAAATTAATGTCAGATATCTTCTTCTTACTTAGGTGAGAGACCGGGAGTTGTTCGCCGATTCTCGCAGAGTATTTCCTTGGAGTAGAATGAACACTCCTGGATCATCCTCCGCCATATTCAGAGATTAATAAACCGAAAACACAATTCCATTCCGTTTATATAGATTTCGGGTATCTAAATCTTTAATGGAACTATTTCAGAGTCCAAAGTGTCGCCACTCTATTTGATTATTACAACACAAAACAGGTTTGTGAGACAAATCATGTTATAATTATTCAAGCGAAATAAATTgttcaaataaaaaatcataattaatattttatttaaaataaaataaacatttttatcatCATTTAAACGTGAAGAACCAACCCCACACGaggattgatgatttttttcccaaaaatttaaaactagAATTAGATCGTTTCAATAAAAGAATTTTGCTTGTGGTCTCTATCATTATATCCTTAAATTCTTTCTATTATATTTATGAGAAATGTTTATTTTCTTTCTATACTAAGTAATACACAATGATTGGGATAACCCTTGTGTAGGTGCTAAAATGTTCAAATTTACTAGAGGGAATATTATTCtacaaatttatttataattcaaTCGACATCCATCCAACAAAACAATAATATATTCATTTTTCCCATAAAACACTGTATTacgaaaaaataaattatgtattatgaaaaaataaattatgggaTATAAAGGTTTAATTCGCTAAATCAGAGGACATATAAATTTGTTTTTTGGGATATATTGGAGGGTACACCCGATCGAAAACAACTAACTGCTCGACACG from the Primulina eburnea isolate SZY01 chromosome 3, ASM2296580v1, whole genome shotgun sequence genome contains:
- the LOC140826777 gene encoding LOW QUALITY PROTEIN: aquaporin NIP2-1-like (The sequence of the model RefSeq protein was modified relative to this genomic sequence to represent the inferred CDS: inserted 1 base in 1 codon), with protein sequence MRLTLQTKGNGVWWALLQPHNSHFRYFQEIQASDFIKKVIAEIIATYLLVFVTCGSAALSASDEHKVSKLGASVAGGLIVTVMIYAVGHVSGAHMNPAVTLAFAAVRHFPWKQVPFYWAAQFTGATXSGFTLHVLLHPIKHVGTTSPSGSDLQALIMEIVVTFSMMFVTSAVATDTKAVGELAGIAVGSAVCITSVLAGPISGGSMNPARTIGPAIASGYYKGFWVYIVGPVCGTLLGAWSYNFIRVSDKPVHALTPHSFSFKLRRMRSNEENNTIANHDNLNNI